From the Cryptococcus neoformans var. neoformans JEC21 chromosome 6 sequence genome, the window CTTTAACCAAAGCTAATTTTTTGGTAGAGCATACTCCTCCACTGAAGCCATGGCCCCTTTACCCTATGATGTAATTCTTCAGATTGATCGTGACATCCATACAATCATGAACGAAGCTCCATTATGGATGCGGGACGAGAACTACGTACTTGATCCAAATGCTCCTGCATGGGCTGACTGGCAGAGAAAGGCGTACATCGTACGTATCTATGAAGCCTTGAATAAGTAATATACTGATATCCCATCACAGCTTTCGGCCTCCCACAAAGTGAGTTGTCAATATGCTCGATATAGAAATTGCACTGATTGTTGTCAGGTTATTGTCCTGCATCGTCCTTATCTGGGCCGGGCATTCCGAGGCGATCAACGTTATATCCGGTCTCGCGAGGTGAGAAAGCATTGATATATCCTCAACGTCGCTGATACCTTTTTTAGAATTGTTTACAGCACGCCCATAAAATCCTGCGGATATTCAAAGGCTGTTCACTCGTCCAGTTTCGCACTACTTGGTCGGTTGCCTATTTCAAGCTGCAAGGATTGGAGCTTACTTCATTCGATTAGGACCGTCTTAGTTCATGCTGTTGCGGCGAGtcttatccttctccttgacgCCTCGCAGCAAACGAATCATTGCGCCCTCAACTCAATCCAAATTGTGCGCGAGACGGTCGATATCCTGCGCCAGCTCTCTGACCTCTCTATCATCGCCAAAAAGGGTTTTCTCGTCATTTCACCTTTAATTGAAGACTCCGCACAACTCACCGAGGCTGGACCTGATGTAAACGTCAGAAACAGAAAAGCTTTTCTGGGTAAGGCGGAAACCGAACTGAAACAAGCCCTCGATGTTTTTCGGCGTGGGCACTCCACCGCTCCACCTTCTGTGTCCCCATTCAGTGCCTCAGGGCATGTGGAGTTGTCTGCTATATGCAACCAGGATGCCAGCATGGCTTCGGACTCAGAGGCGATGGTCGCTACTTCGTCCCTCATAGGAGCATCACAAGTAAGGGGGTTGGAAGCCACGGATGTATGGAATCCCTTTTTATGGAACTCACAGGGCGACATGGGGTCCTCCACCAATCCTaacatgatgatggattgGGGAAATCCAGAATCTCTGAGTTTGAGTGGTGATACAAGTGGAATGGACTGGATGTCTTATACATAAGCAGAAAATGGGCTAGTTGTACATGTTACTAGAATAAATCAAGTTGTACTAGATTGGGAATTGATAAGTTCATAGGAATATGCCTCTGTTTTTTTCTTAAATATTAATGAAGGAACTTGAGGCTCCCTTGACATGGATTTGAGATTTATTCAAGGACGAGAAAAGGAACACCCATAGCATTGCAGCATGTTGCAGAATTATAGATAGGTCTTGGTAAAATAAATAGTAGTTCTCGTGGCTTTCTCCTTTGGCCTTTGGGTGTTTCCTGCTGGTGCGGCATGCAAATACGTACATATGTATATAATTCGCCGTTTCGTCATCCACCATTTTCCGCGCTTTTCCCCTTCAGAATTCCCCCGTCCTTTTCTCCCGCTTATACAATCCGGCTCTTCGTACGATAGCACTGGTTACTGGCATGATTTTCCAGTGCGGCTGTTAAACCGATATGTTTCCTTATCAGCAGCAAATAGCGATCGCCCGATAGGCAAGATGTTGCGTCGGATGAGTTTTGTTTACCCGGTCGACTTAATCGTCGTGGAAAGAATACGGCCCTCGCCATGAGTTCCACTGCTATTGTAGATACCACGTCTCTTCTGCTTATATAGATTTGGCTCAAAGATGACTTGTTCCTCAGCAGCATATCTAAATCAGAGAAACAATCACTGCACAATGGGCGTCTTCAAGACTATTACTTTCGCGCAACACGATGGTGTAGATATCGATCTCGATTACATGCTGCCCCAGTCACCTAGTTCAGATAGCAAacttcccatcctcttATGGTTTCACGGTGGAGGGCTACTGCAAGGCACCCGTACTTGTGAGTGGTGTTGTGCGGCGAAATACCGACGGCCTTCATTGATTATCACATATAGGTGCCTGGGCGCATTTAGTGAGCGCTGTAGAGAAATACAAGCTCTGCCTCGTTTCTGCCGACTACAGGCTGGCACCTCAAACTCGTATGCCAGGCATCATGGCGGACATCAAGGCTGCTATGGATTATTTGCGATCCCCCGAGTTCCTTTCCGAGACAGGGAATGCGGTTGATCAGAACAAGATCATCGTATCAGGTGGTTCTGCTGGTGGATGGCTTGCTTTGCTCATCGGGAGTGGGGTTGGCTTCGAAGCCTGTGGTCTTACGCCTCCCGCCAAGCCACTCGGCGTTGTGCCTCTCTATCCTATCACCGACATCGAAGACTCATTCTTCACTACCAAGCAACATCGTGAGTTGGTGGTTATGTTGTCATTGCAAGAGTAGCGTTAATAGGAAATTAGCTGTATCCTACATTAAGGAGATGATCCCGAAGTCGGCAGTAGCAGCTTACCTCGATCCTAAGACCCCCCAATCCAGTGGTTGTCCTCTCACTAGCCCTAGAATGAAATGTTACCCTTATATGGTATGTTCTCTCATTCTGTGTCAATATTTCTCCTAAAGAAAATGCCCCTTTTAGGTTCAGGAGGCGCTTGAACAGGAACTCCTTCTTGACGGTACTGAGATCCCACCTAGTGCATTCAGCATAGCCCCAGCGATTGCATCTGGTAAATTCACTTTACCTCCTACGTACATCATCCACGGCACGTAAGTCAACCAATAAAGGACGTGTGCGTTGCTAAGTCCTGGCAGTATCGATGATAAAGTGCCCATCAGACAATCTGAGGACGTCTTCAAAGCGTGCAAGCAGCAGAATATTGATGTCACCTTCGAAGTTCTTGAGGGCGTTGACCACCTCTTCGATATGGACCCCAAATATACGCTCGACGAAGCGTACGCATTTATCACTAAGTTGGTACAATAATACAAAGTTTTGCTATCGTATCAATGTACCACAAGTGGCTTATGCGCACCCATATGCAAAGACTACCCTCAGAATGACTAGACATGTTTGTCGTTGATTCATAAATGCCAATGAACAGTTGAATAATAATAACAATATAAAACATTTATATGTATGTCCCCTCGGATCCCTTGATGCTAATGTTGCTACATGTTTTCCTGCTTTGTTATCCGTTACAGATCGAACCCTCAGGTAGCATCACCAGCTAATCAAGCCCCGTCAGGCTTCCAGCTTCCTCGGACTACATTATTACTAGGCTTCAGCTCCAATAGTCATATTAGATATAGAAGATCACTCACAATTGTGAAGAACATTAGCTTGGGGCGAGTCTGGTCCCTTCGCCCTGAAGTCTTTCTCGCCACCCGGGGAGAAAGCTGTGATTGGAAGAATAAGGACATCCCCAATTCTGAGAGGATGTTCTAACCCCCGCAAACGGTGCCAAGTGACATTATACCTAGAGAGAAGGAATCTGCTTTGCTATTAATACCGATGTCACAGGTGGGAAAATCAAACACTTACGCCAAAACAGAATCGGTGAATAGCCCTGGGCCAGTCCATTCCATCACACTCATCGCTTCGCTCCGCCCTAGCTTGCGCAAACGGTCCACCTCTCGGGACCATCCCCGGGGTTGCTCTCTTTCAAGTCTGGTGACCTCTTCGTCCCTCTGCTCCTCCCAAGCCTGTACCACTCGCGACGAATTTACCACCCTTCTAACCGCATCAAGGAAAATTGGGTGGTTTGGTGCAGAGGATAACGTCCACTGGCAAATTCCAAGCGGGCGAGGCCAGTAGCGCTCCCAACCCTGCTTAGCGTGAACATCGACGTCAACGGCGACAATTACAGCGGGGTGTGTAGAGAGGGCAGTTTTCCAAGACGGACCGTCCGTTGCAGTAAGGTCAAGATATTCTGTATCGAGGAGACCCCATTGCTCGATCGGTCGAATAGGGCGAGTCTGAGTAAGTGACATAAGCACTAGCATGAGCAAACAAGATACAAAATGAACTCACATCTACGTCAGAATATACGCCACCATGGACTAAGGGGAGCAAATATCTCAAAAAGTCTGCTTTCAGTACCCCTCGGTGCATGAAGTTCCAAGCCCACTCAACATCACTTCGCCTAAAATTCTTTTCCACCCAATCCTGCGCCTGTTGATCGTCCAAAAAATTGATTTGCCATCCGTCTTTGCTGTTTGTCTCTTCCCACGATTGTATAAATTTGTTTTGAGGGTTGAATGTCTTATCAGTCATATGAATGTTTTTATAAGACACCATCGATGGCAAATAGGGCTGACTGTTGGGGTAATTAGGTAGAGCATCGATATATGCTGGTGGTAGATGGTCGTGAAGTGAGGACAGAAAGGGCGAATGAAGACGCACTGGAAGCGTGACTGCAAAATCATACAGACGGCGGAAGTATCTATGTGTCACATCAGTTCTCGAAACGATTGTAATGCCAGCGTCATACTCACTCTCGTGTACCGCTTTCTCCTGCATCAACATTTAATATATATCTTTGTTCGGCTATCTCTCCAAGATCGGCCAATCCTTTATTGCTGGACGATTTCCAACCCATGGCCTCTGTCCATCCTGGTTTCTCACGTTCCAGCTCTATTTCTCCGCTAGCCTCTATAGGATTTTCCTGGTTTGGATTTGCTGACACATCTCCTATTATCCCTGGTACACCATCTTGCCAGTCGTTGTCTTTTTGTCCTGTAACCAGAGACCGCGGAAGGACACTCTGTCTGATGACCGCACCAAGGAGCAAGATGCTAAATACTGTACCCAGACCAATCTGCAGTAGCCGCTTCCGCTTGGCAGGTGAGCTATGAAATAGTTCGGGATTGAGATGCCCAGAGCTCGGATTGGAAGTCGGGAGCGAAGAGTATTTGTTGCTGCGAGGATTGAGCCATTTGAGGACAGACATCGGAGGGAAGCGTGTGCTGTTGACAGGGTTATATATTTGtgaagggaggaggggacGGCGTGTTatcaagatcaagagcAGACATGAAAAAACAAGACgtaaagaagaatggaagaagggaaacgAGTGTTGCGAAGTCCTTGTGTTGAAATTTACTGGCTGCGTTTGATTGCTGCTGCGTAGAAGCGTAGGCAGCTCAAACTAGTATTATCAGCGCAACGTAACAGAGGAGCAAGGAAGGCAATAGAATGCAAGAGCAGCGGTACTGGCAGGCATCAACAGTCTGGTGGGAGCAGCAGGACTTTTCGAACGCTCTCTCATCACCTATTCTCTGTGCTTTATATGTATGGCGCACATACTTTTGATGTTTCGTCCAGTTTTCCTGTGCCCTTAACGAAGCCCAGGACGGCGCACAGAAAGACGACACACCCTTCCCCGGTCCCGTCTACTTACGTCATACTCTCAGGGGAAAAGGCACATAATTACATTACCCGCCACCTGAAGCGGGTACCGCCGATCAACTGTCGGGTGACTGGAACCAGATCAGGAATATATTTATacttcccttctttcttcgtTTCCACCACTGCAGCAAGCAACAGGGAACAAATCCCTTTCTGTCGCACtttgctcctccttccgGCTGATATTAGGGACAACCTTACTTGTTGGCCTGTCTCAATGACGCGACGGCACAACGGGCGATAGACGATGTCATTAATGAATTACCCTTCCCAAATTATGTATCATGGTCATCAGGAGTCACAGGAGGTAGGAACGACACTACTACCGGGATAATAGTTTTTGCCCATTTATTGAGTGAACTTGTTGCagtaggctcgacacaagcccctcgacggacattggctcGTCGGAGAGAGCCAAGAGGTCCGATGAAGGACCTAAGAACGGAGGTGGGTGCGAGCCAACAACGGAacgtggtggtggtggatcgaggacaaggaggcttcttcttgaagcCCGGCTGAAAAAGGTTGACGGTATCACCACGCATCCTGCATCCTGCGCCATGACTCAGGCTCCATGGGGCATGTGAAATCGGAAatgggatggagatgaagagattcCCGTCCCCCGTACTGATCGCACTCATaagagaaggggaggggaggggaaACGAGGGGCAAGGGAAACTAAGGATGGGAAAGTGACAAACAGAAAACGGACAGATGCTAAAATAACAAATAACAAATAACAAATAAAATTTAAATTAGAAATAAAAAAGGCCCGGCAATCGACAGATCGAAAATCTAATTGCTTATAGAAGCTTATGTATGTCATTTTCAGGGTCAAAGAAGGGTTGAAGAACAGcaggcagcagcagtaaGCTTTCTGTTTCACGGCCCACGGTTAACATATTAACCTTTAATCCAAGTCCCTACGTATACTCTTCTACCTCAGCTGGCAGGCCACAAGTCGCAGCAAGCATTGtctacctcttcttctcttgtcTGTCATTCTGATGTTATTTTCTGGCAATCTCTGAGTTTTCGACTTCCTGTGATAAGACGCTAGCTGCTGATTACTATCAGTTAAGGCCAGCAGTCCATAGCCCAGCCTGAATTGTCAATCGGCCAATCGCCAACCGCAGATCGCAGAACTCATGCAACTTCGAACTAAGAATATATTCTATGCAGAACTAAGAGTTTAGAATTTAGAACTCAGATGCTCATCAATGCTTAGATGTCAAATGTCAAACACGCTTCAAACATGACAAAATGTCAAAAAAGAATATCACCGGCAGAATCAGAGATCTCGAAAGTCAAATGTGGATGAGCGCGACAGGCGGCTAGGGGCCGCAGGctaagaaaaaaaggaaagacaGGATCCAGGGATTCCAGAATCCAGGATCAAGATCGTAAAATGCCAAAACGCCAAATTAGCCAAGGCCAAAAAGTCAAAAGCCCAAAAGAATAGGGGAAACTTCAGACTTCAGATCCGAAGAGCATAGCATGAGCCAAAAGGCCAGAGCAGGTCAATTATCAATTACTTCGGGTCTTGAGCTTTGAGTCTCAACCACTGCAACGACACCACGCATCACGCACCACTACAGTCTAGCCATAGTGGCAAACGAGTCTATATATACTTAAAAGCTTCACAAGGTTGTAAAGATCAAGGGTAACCTTTCGTCTGCTTTTTTTCTACTGGATACCCGTTCAACCTCCATTAGAGGCATCTCGCATTTCCAACAGCCTCAGCTCAACTTCTTTCATTTCTTTGACCTTTATCCAATATTCGCAGCTCACTATCTCTTCAAATCAAGCAACAGATTCTTGTTTTTAATTGTCAATCACCGGGTCGCGACATTATCTACACAATCCTAGACAAACCTATAGCCTTTCGTATAAGATAGAGCAGCAGTCTACCAGCGACAACTTCTCACTACACACCGTCGATTTCCGCCTTTGTCGCCATATAGAATCTTCAATCCAAATTCACAGCTGTTTCGATCACTCTTATCTTAGGAGTCCTTAGTGCTAGGAGAACAGTCTCACGAAAAGTTTCCAGTTAAAAGCCCTGCTATCTTTCAAGATGGACATGTACGAGACAGCATCTACACAGCAGCCAGCTGCGATCTGTATTCTCAAATCCCCAATCGATGCGTGAGTTTGGTAATCACTTGTTTAGCCGTATCTTCGTTGCTAAGTGACAAGCTTCTTAGTATTCATATATTGGAAGCCGCCAGGCTTGGCTTGGTTCCGAGGGTAACCAGGAGGTTGACTGGACATGAGAGGTCAATGATCCGCCCAGGTACCGTGTGGGTATGGGAGGAAGGTAAGTTTGGTCTGTTTTCTACTATGCAATTCCCATAACTTACCTTGTGCGATAGCTGAAACAAACATGAGGCGATGGACCGATGGTCGACGGTGGGGCGCTTCTAGAgtaggaggaggaggattttTGGTCTACACAGAGTGCATAAATTACTTCTTTGTCTTTAACTGAAAGTTAACAGTCTTTCCAGGTCTTCTGAATCGCTATCTCCACCTCGACAGTTGGAAACCCCATACGGTCACAACATGTATCACCCTGGCTCTACACATCGCTCCGACAGTCTGATTAAGCAAACTTATTCAACCACAATGACTCATCCTGTCACTGGTAAAGTTAAGAAGTTCCATGTTGTGGCATATTCGAGCAAGGTCCGTATTCTTGTTGTTCATATTCCTCACGTCAATGTTAATCGGTGTCTCTCTTTTGTAGCGTAATCCTCAAGGCGATCCCCTGAACCCTCTTCCACTCCCACATCAACTGCCAGCTTTGAGGCATCTCAAGGTGACCCCCGGCATATGGCCGGAATGGGAAACCCGTAGGGATACAGAATATGCTGTGCCGAGACCAAGTTCCCAGCCGCATCACCAAAACAATGCTGGAAGCAGCTCACAGGCTACTACATCTGCCACAGCTACTTCATCGCCCGCGACCCTTTCATACccgcttcatcctcaacaacctccTACGGCCTATCCCCCATCCTACCCTCAATCTCGTCCAGAGGCTTATCCACGAGCTTCAGCTTCGACTCCAGCTTATTTTCATAATCCTTCATACATGTCACCGGGCATATCACCAGCTGCGGAGAGAGGGATGTATCAACCTGCTGGCAAGTACACTCGACCTTATCAATCGCCGCGCAGAGAGCCAATAAATATTTCTACAGAACCATCTCATCAACCTCCATCACATTTGAACCCCATGTCAAATGGCTGCTCACAACACACTAACGGGAGCAGCAACAAACGCTATCATCCCTACGAGCAGCCTTCTCGCAATATAGAACAACGACCTCCATCTTTTTTTCCAGGTCCCCCGCCAATGCTCCCAGCTATCTCCAATGATTTTGGGCGAGAGATGGGTGCTTATGGTCCTCCAGCATGGATAGGGGCTTCTCGTGGGTCACCAGCTCCACAGTACGCTTATAGCTACCCTACCCGCCCGTCCGATTATCTGAAAAACGGTCATTATTACGATACTCCCCTTCCTTATCCTCCTTACAGAGATCCAATGCCTTCGGATGGGCGTTATGCTGTTGCGACACCTGGTGATACTCGTCGTTACACGCCAGTTGACGATCATATGCGCAATCAACTTCCTCATTTATACAGAGACGCCCCATCTACCTACAATAATGCTAACCAGGGTAACGAAGCCTCTCGTCCGGCAACTCCTGGCGAGCTAAATGCGCAATATCCTGGCGATCGGACTTCTGGTTCCCCCAATTTGCCCACTGGTGGCGTAACATTACCACCTTTGAGAGCGACCttcaaggaagaggcgtcTCCTGAAGGCGGAGGTTCGATGCTGCCTCCGGCCAGCAAATTGAGCCCTTCAGGGAGATATTCAGTAGTGGACAGACATTCAAGCCAGAGTCCATCAGGTGTTCCGAAGACCAAAGTTCAGAATACTTGGGCGGAGGATGCTAGGCAGTTGGGGGAGCTTGGTCGAAGGGTCGTGCTGTAATCACACggcgaggaagggggaAAAGCTCTTGTTGAGACGTACACGGTTGATGTGGTTGTACTCATCATTACTGAAGTGTGTCATTTATGTACACCTGAAATGATAACGCTTGATACACCACGATGAGTAGTGTCTAAATAGTCTACTAATAAACATGTACACTATCTAGCATCCAGGTTCCACTTACATAACGATGAAGGACATCTTGGGAGACGACGGACGGCGGTGAACGAagctgaaaaaaaaaaaaaaccccGGTTATTATGATTGGTAACCTTTACGTAATCGCCAGTATatatatcatcatcgattCCAGCAGGCCATTCATGCTGATCTCTAATTGAAATACGTACCTTTATAGTGCGGACGGATATTGTTTATTGATATAAAGCAGCGACTTCCGACTAGTCTTGTCGCTAGTCGCAGCATACCATATCTCTAATAATCGCCCTATCGTACGCCATCCCACTTGTACCAGTACAACTTTCGTCGGTCGCACATTCCAACAAATCTAAAAGAAAGGTTGGCAGCTCAGCTACACGCACTTCTGGTTTAATATACGGCCACTGCTGTAACGATAATCTGTGATTTCGCTTGTTTGCGGTCCTGACTTGCCAGAACTTCAAGAATAACTGTCAGATCTCAGAAGACTGCGACGGGTTTTCAGCCATCTACGTTTGGCGTTGCGTTCTGCCAAATTACCTTATTCAGGATTCTCTTTTCATCATACCAGGAACATTAGCCTTTGTGCATCATGGCTTCGACGTCGGGGGAAGCGACCCCTCTCTTAACCTCAACCAGTGGCCTTTCGCCAAAAGTTCTCAGCGAGGTGAGCATTTTTGACAGTAGAGAGCAACCTACTGCGGATTTAGATTTTCAACCACTCACAATCACTGTAGACCAAAGTATACCCTCTTATTCATCTTATCAGAGTTGACATCATGTCTCATATTGGTAAGGCTTTTTACTACCAATGTTCATAGGGATCTGTTGATGATTTCCTGCAGATGCACCTTTGACCCATGAGCAGCTCCTTGCCCCTGACTCTACATATACCATCGTTCGGTATGCTTATTATTAGCGCGTGTAAATCTCGCTGACTTCCACAATTAACAAGCCCACTGACTGAAAAATATTTGGCTCTGCAAAATCAGGCGATTGGTGAGTTTTCCACGGTCACCAGGGATTGCCAATTATTGATCCCCTTCAACAATAAGTGTTCTGCTTGCTATTGAATAAAGTACAATTCAGCAGAGAGTCTACCCAACTGTCCATCGCCACTCTTTCCTTGACCAGAGCTACTCTATGTGAGATATTGGCTAGTAGGGTCCTTCGTACGTGGATTTGCTTCACCATTGATTTTATTCCGCTGAAATGAACTGTCGGGCAGGAGGATGGTCAGAAAGGAGCTTGCCACTTGCAACAGTTTTGTTAACACCTTGGGCGCTTTTCCAAGGAGCCTCGCAAGAGGTGATAGACAGggcgaaggaggaaggcgatgatgaaTTATTGAGGCAGGGTGGAACTGCGTTAGAGGTGAATTCTAATGGTCTTAAACGCGCATGACTGGGCTGATACATATAGGAAGATGGCCATTATTAGCAGTTCCAAGAGATTTATTAGAAGTCCCTCATGCCAAAAAGTCATCGGCAagtttcttctgcttgGTATGGACGATTTGATGACAATCATTGCAGAGGGCATATGGGGCGGACGTATCATCTATACTGCCCTGAATGCGCATGCTCTCATAGCTGACGTACGCCCGTTTAACCgtcaaagaaaaagaacaaacAGAATTGCTGATTCCGGTTGATAGAACTATAAAAAGAAGCCTATTCAGATGTATAATCCTCACAAAGCACCATTTTTGGATCATTACAGGTAAGGTTTAGGATGTTCAGCTGTACGCAGTTTTGGCTGATGTGATTGTAAAATGTAGGTTAAAGGTACCACGGTATCGATCCATGCTTGAATATGTCAATTTCCTCGTCTTATTTATACTGTATGTCATTGCCATTGAAGGCCTTGTCGAGAGCCGCATCAATGGCCGAGAGTGGGCGTTCATTATCTATGCTATGGGTAAGTACGATAATAATCAGGTAGACGCGGAAGTTCAATGTTTCCTTAGCATTCTCCCTAGATAAACTTGCGGCTATCCGAGAGCATGGGCTGAAAGGTGATGCAGTCCATCTGTTTGTTACGTGAGGCTAATGTGCTCTATAGTattcagcagcagccttgTCAACGGGTTCGATCTAGTTTTCATGATCATCTACGCCGTGTATCTCGGAGCGAGAACTTACGGAGCCCGATATCATAACGAATACGCGCTGGGGCTAGGAGCAGATTGGTTAGCAATAGGTCAGTCCAGATATTAACGGAAGCAGTCAATGATCGGAGGGTATTTATCATAAAGACTTAACAGGTGCTGTACTAATTTTTCCTCGTCTGGCGTTCGTCACGCTTGCCAATAACCTGATGATTTTGAGCATACGGTCGATGTTGACAGAATTCTTCTGTAAGTTTGTTATCTGAAGTCAACATTAGTCTATGCCAAAAGTTTACTCGTTTCAGTTTTGATGGGAGTTGGTATATTCTGTTTTCTAGGTACGTCCGGGCTTCTGAACTGTATGATAGGGATTTGATCGTTTTATAGGCTTCGTATACGCGCTATTCACTCTTGGTCAAGGAAAATTCGAGTTATCACAAATAGCGTGGTGGTTGTTGGAGGTGTACTTTGGACTAGATGCTTCAGGGTTTGAACATGCTTGTGAGTGAGACGAAAGGAAATTATCGCATTGAAACTCTAATCGATCCTCGAAGATCTTTTTCACCCATTTCTAGGGCCTCTGCTCATGGTCTTCTACGCCTTACTTTCAAACACATTGCTCTTGACTGTACTTGTCGCCATCCTTGGCAATACCTTTGCCACTATCAACGCCGATGCCGCTGCAGAGGTAAGCGCATGGAAATACATCAGAATTTTCGCTTAAACGACGCCACAATCAGTCAATGTTTCGAAAAGCTGT encodes:
- a CDS encoding alpha-1,6-mannosyltransferase, putative; this encodes MSVLKWLNPRSNKYSSLPTSNPSSGHLNPELFHSSPAKRKRLLQIGLGTVFSILLLGAVIRQSVLPRSLVTGQKDNDWQDGVPGIIGDVSANPNQENPIEASGEIELEREKPGWTEAMGWKSSSNKGLADLGEIAEQRYILNVDAGESGTREYFRRLYDFAVTLPVRLHSPFLSSLHDHLPPAYIDALPNYPNSQPYLPSMVSYKNIHMTDKTFNPQNKFIQSWEETNSKDGWQINFLDDQQAQDWVEKNFRRSDVEWAWNFMHRGVLKADFLRYLLPLVHGGVYSDVDTRPIRPIEQWGLLDTEYLDLTATDGPSWKTALSTHPAVIVAVDVDVHAKQGWERYWPRPLGICQWTLSSAPNHPIFLDAVRRVVNSSRVVQAWEEQRDEEVTRLEREQPRGWSREVDRLRKLGRSEAMSVMEWTGPGLFTDSVLAFLLSRYNVTWHRLRGLEHPLRIGDVLILPITAFSPGGEKDFRAKGPDSPQANVLHNFRGSWKPDGA